Below is a genomic region from Elusimicrobiota bacterium.
CTCGACCGGGTCCACATCAACGACGTCGAGCGCATCGAGGTGCTGAAGGGGCCGTCGTCCGTGCTGTACGGGAGCAACGCCTTCTCGGGCGCGATCAACATCGTCCTGCGCCGGCCGCGGGGGGCCCGGGAGAAAGTCCGCCTTCACGGCGAGTTCGGCGTCCCCGCCGCGTACCAGGCCGGCGGGAACTACCAGTCCCGGGAAGCCGGCCGCTCCTTCTTCGTCGCCGCCAACGCCGCCGGCGAGCGCGGCCGGAGGGTGTCGTTCACCGACGAGACCGGCGTCTCCCGTGGCGTCGACGACCTGCGCTATCCGCGGGGCGGGAACTTCACCCTCGCGGGGGCCTACCGCGGGCACTCCGTCCTGTTCAACGGCTACCAGGACGAGTTCCTCGACCTCGAGGGCGCCGTGCCCCAGTTCGCCCAGGGCGCCGGCCGGCTCCAGAAGCGGAGCGGCTATCTGGCCAATTATTCCCTCGACGCGCCGCTGACCGACGCGCTGGACCTCGGCTGGTCCGCGACGTACGACTGGAACGAGCGCGATTTCCCCCGGACGCAGGACGAGACCGAGGCCACCCGGACCTCGGGCTATCGGATCCACAACCTGGTCAAGATCGACGCGCGGCCGTCGCCGGCGCTCGAGCTCGAGGGCGGCGCCGACTACGACTACCGCTGGGTGGACTTCTACAAGACCTACGACCCGCGCAGCGGCGCGGTGATCAGCGGCACGAACCTCCACGGCCGCCAGGTCTTCGAGTACTCCGCCTTCGCCCAGCTGGGCCTCGACAAGGACCGCTGGAAGGGCGCGGTCGGCAGCCGCCTGACCCGGAACCAGTACTTCGGGACGAACGTCGCCTCGCGCGGCACCTTGATCTACCTGATCGACGAGGACAACAGCGTCAAGCTCATCGCGGGCCAATCCTACAGGAGCCCGTCCATCTTCGAGCTCTTCTTCCTCAACCCGACGCGCTCCGTGGCCGGCAACCCGCGCCTGCAGCCCGAGCGCTCGGACAGCGCCGAGGTCGCGTACCTCGCGCAGCGCAGCCGCGCGTCCCTGCAGGCCGTCGCCTACATCGCCCAGTACAAGAACAAGATCGACCGGGTCACGAAGGACGTGCTCTTCGACGACGGCGTGTTCGTGCCCGGCGTCCGCAAGTACGAGAACGGGGGGAAGTTCAACGCGGTCGGCGCGGAGCTCGAGGCCCGCTACCGGCGGCCGGAGGACCTCGACGCGTTCGCGGCGGTCACGTACGTCCGCAGCCGCGACGGCTGGGAGACCAATTTCCGGTTCGTCCCGAAGATCGCCTTCGCCGCCGGCGCGGCGAAGACTTGGGGGCCGGTGACCTTCTCGGGCGTGGTCCGCTACCGCGGCGCGACGGCCGGGCGGCTCGCGGCCGTCTCCCGCCAGTCCTCGGGAGACCTGAGCGCGGCCTACGAACGGCCGAAGTCGA
It encodes:
- a CDS encoding TonB-dependent receptor; its protein translation is MKASKEAALAVLSAVLAASSAVAQGRPADGDTDYDFFKFMQTEAAVASTRPEPLFKTVSTVSVIDRPMIEAYNFLTVSEAVSVAAGLYMTRTTFMNTVPAGRGVLPSHYANKVLIMIDGIPSWLSTTGEGFLDRVHINDVERIEVLKGPSSVLYGSNAFSGAINIVLRRPRGAREKVRLHGEFGVPAAYQAGGNYQSREAGRSFFVAANAAGERGRRVSFTDETGVSRGVDDLRYPRGGNFTLAGAYRGHSVLFNGYQDEFLDLEGAVPQFAQGAGRLQKRSGYLANYSLDAPLTDALDLGWSATYDWNERDFPRTQDETEATRTSGYRIHNLVKIDARPSPALELEGGADYDYRWVDFYKTYDPRSGAVISGTNLHGRQVFEYSAFAQLGLDKDRWKGAVGSRLTRNQYFGTNVASRGTLIYLIDEDNSVKLIAGQSYRSPSIFELFFLNPTRSVAGNPRLQPERSDSAEVAYLAQRSRASLQAVAYIAQYKNKIDRVTKDVLFDDGVFVPGVRKYENGGKFNAVGAELEARYRRPEDLDAFAAVTYVRSRDGWETNFRFVPKIAFAAGAAKTWGPVTFSGVVRYRGATAGRLAAVSRQSSGDLSAAYERPKSRIRHVLAVKNVANRLTYFPEYVRQTGPFLNELPSNDYRSIVYSAQVRF